From a region of the Natronogracilivirga saccharolytica genome:
- a CDS encoding sensor histidine kinase: MKKYRYIRWILLAMGLTAVIGLTGMNVYSLYALHENTVKNTVEKQKRQLLEYTNQVRTRFRQPLSELWRVDMEHLQNAISSEDPDSIPDDFLEIVEANQQDGLYSDIYFVFPDCQACDSHGAPVWHYDPASASFVETTSYSRFVTDGLAMANTRMNALVRDYRWSTRAFFDAQNSMTVALINNRNREIVGYLNFLVDPEYLVNEYLGPKLINTFGVGEEAGIIVWLHDWTKNKVLATTATGVSYSYQKVDFIQNFPDLLDDWNLKVSFTDNPDIAASQASLMRNLIVLGAAVLLLIGAFVFMFLTAQRERELAQRQADFLANVTHELKTPLSVILAAGENLSDGRIDNKNRLKSYGSHIFNESLRLRKMIDRLLDVAKSGNSRVHTDQRRIYPIDFISNYLDTKKTYFETNNVEVAFNSEKDIPPIDIDPGHFHSILDNLTENAVKYSPDEKYIGIALTSDGKSVRLSIEDRGAGIPKNAQKYIFDKFFRVEETYTANTKGHGLGLSIVKDLVHRNHGSINVKSVPNKGTVFTVSFPVAQSHDGNGTTETSETTNKQETEHV; this comes from the coding sequence ATGAAGAAATACAGATACATCAGGTGGATATTGCTGGCAATGGGTTTGACGGCGGTCATCGGACTGACCGGGATGAATGTATATTCTCTGTATGCCCTTCATGAAAACACTGTCAAAAATACGGTCGAAAAGCAAAAACGTCAGCTGCTTGAGTATACCAACCAGGTACGAACCCGTTTTCGTCAGCCTCTTTCCGAATTGTGGCGTGTTGATATGGAGCATTTGCAAAATGCCATTTCATCGGAAGATCCGGACAGTATTCCCGACGATTTTTTAGAAATTGTTGAGGCAAACCAGCAGGACGGACTCTATTCCGATATTTATTTTGTCTTTCCCGATTGTCAGGCCTGTGACAGTCACGGCGCTCCTGTCTGGCATTATGATCCGGCATCCGCCAGTTTTGTAGAAACCACAAGCTACAGCAGATTTGTCACGGACGGACTGGCAATGGCAAACACAAGAATGAACGCGCTTGTCCGGGATTACCGGTGGAGCACCCGTGCATTTTTTGATGCACAAAACAGCATGACGGTCGCTCTGATCAACAACAGAAACAGGGAGATTGTCGGCTATCTGAACTTTCTGGTTGATCCGGAATATCTGGTCAATGAATATCTGGGCCCCAAGCTTATCAACACATTCGGCGTTGGTGAAGAAGCTGGTATCATTGTCTGGCTGCACGACTGGACCAAAAACAAGGTGCTTGCAACAACAGCAACCGGAGTATCCTATTCCTACCAAAAAGTGGATTTTATCCAGAATTTTCCGGATCTGCTGGATGACTGGAACCTGAAAGTCTCGTTTACGGATAACCCGGACATCGCTGCTTCGCAGGCCTCCTTGATGCGGAACCTGATTGTATTGGGAGCGGCCGTTCTGCTCCTGATCGGAGCTTTTGTATTCATGTTTCTTACTGCCCAGCGGGAACGGGAACTTGCCCAGCGACAAGCCGATTTTTTGGCAAACGTCACGCACGAGCTTAAAACACCGCTTTCCGTTATTCTTGCAGCCGGTGAAAACCTCTCCGACGGACGCATTGATAATAAAAACAGATTAAAATCGTATGGCTCCCACATTTTTAACGAGTCATTGCGTCTCCGCAAAATGATTGACCGTCTTCTGGATGTCGCCAAATCGGGCAATTCCCGGGTCCATACAGACCAAAGACGCATTTATCCTATCGATTTCATCAGCAACTATCTCGACACCAAGAAAACGTATTTCGAAACGAACAACGTCGAAGTGGCATTCAATTCGGAGAAGGATATTCCACCGATCGACATTGATCCGGGCCACTTCCACTCCATACTGGATAATCTCACAGAAAACGCGGTCAAGTACAGCCCTGATGAAAAATATATCGGAATTGCACTTACCAGTGACGGAAAGAGCGTCAGGCTGAGTATAGAAGATCGCGGCGCTGGTATTCCAAAAAACGCGCAAAAGTATATTTTTGACAAGTTTTTCCGTGTCGAAGAGACCTACACAGCCAACACGAAAGGTCATGGTCTCGGGTTGTCCATTGTAAAAGACCTTGTTCATCGCAATCATGGAAGTATAAATGTAAAAAGTGTTCCAAATAAAGGAACAGTCTTCACCGTTTCATTCCCAGTGGCGCAGAGTCATGATGGTAACGGAACGACTGAGACATCGGAAACAACAAATAAACAGGAAACAGAGCATGTCTGA